The stretch of DNA CTAGTTCAGTACTTGTGAACGTTCAATTATTCGAATGTATCAACAGAATTATTTGATTTATCGGTTATGATTCTAACCAAAATCGATTCGTTGGGCACAACAATTATTTGATTTTCATTTTTATTCTCAGATGATATTGGAAGGTTTTGCAGTCATTGTGGAAATTCCAATCTTGCTGCGATTAGTATCTTCCctcgaagaaaaaaaaataccaaaaatctCAGAATTTGAATTTACGATCTATTCATTCAATATTTCCCTTTTTGGAGGACAAATTGTCGCATTTAAATTATGTGTCAGATATACTAATACCTTATCCCATCCATCTGAAAATCTTGGTTCAAATCCTTCAATGCTGGATCCAAGATGTTCCTTCTTTAACATTTATTGCGATTCTTTCTTCACGAATATCATAATTGGATAGTCTTATTACTCcgataattctatttttttttcaaaaaaaaataaaagactatTTCGGTTCCCATATAATTCTTATGTATCTGAATGCGAATTTGTATTAGTTTTCTTTCGTAACAATCTTCTTATTTACGTTAACATCTTCTGGAGCCTTTCTTGAGCGAACACATTTCTATGGAAAATCGAACATCTTTAATATAGTAGTGCCGCCGTAATTCATTTTCAGAAGACCCTTATGGTTCTTCAAGGATCCCTTCATGCATTATGTTCGATTATCCAGGAAAGCAATTCTGGTTTCAAAAGGGGACTATCTTCTGATTGAAGAAATGGAAATGTCATCTTGTCATTTCTGGCAATATTATTTTCACTTTTGGTCTCAACCGTACAGGATCCATATAAACCAATTATCAAGCTGTTCTTTCTATTTTCTAGGTTATCTTTCAGTGTACTAATAATCCTTCGGCGGTAAGGAATTCAAATGCTAGAGAATTCATTTCTAATAGATTACTTTATTAAAAAATTCGAATACCAGAGTCCCTGTTATCCTCTTATTGGATCATTGTCTAAAGCTAAATTTTGTACCGTATCGGGGCATCCTATTAGTAAAGCCGATCTGGACCAATTTTTCAGATTGCGATATTATTGATCGATTTGGGTCGGATATGTAGAAATCTTTCTCATTATCACAGTGGATCCTCAAAAAACAGAGTTTGGTATCGAATAAAGTATATACTTCGATTTCGTGTGCTAGAACTTTGGACTCGTAAACATAAAAGTATGGTACGCGCTTTTTTGCAAAGATTAGGTTCGGGATTATTAGAAGAATTCTTTACGGAAGAAGAACAAGTTGTTTCTTTTATCTTCCCAAAAAACAACTTCTTTTTCTTTACATGAATCACAATATAGAAAGTATTTGGTATTTGGATATTATCCGTATCAATGACCTGGTGAATTATTCATAATGGGTTTGGTGACGTGATGAGACTTATGAATAGACATTAGAAATGAATCTATAATGatcgaagagagaaaaaaaattcatgaattttCCATTCTGAAATGCTCATTGCGTAATAGTAATGTAGTGGTTGAATCAACTGATAGTCAAAATTATTATCTTCTCGGGACCCAAGTTTTATACATTACATAGGTAAAGTCGTGTGCAATGAAAAATGCAAGCACGGTTTGGGGAGGGATCTTTTCCTCTATTCCAACAAAGAAAAGTTATCTACTCCATCCGACTAGTTCCGGGTTCGAGTCCCGGGCAACCCATAtggaaaaaagaaagatttttttctattttaattcACTTTATTTACAAATTGTTTTGTGGGATTTAGTCATAGAGATATATATCTGTTGAGATTGGTTGACATTGGCATATAAGACATGTTATACTGTTAAATAACAAGCCTTCTATTATCTATCTCATTTCTAGTTAATACGTGTGCTTGGGAGTCCTTGAAAATTGAATAAACCAAGATCTTACCATGACTGCAATTTTAGAGAGACGCGAAAGTACAAGCCTATGGGGTCGCTTCTGCAACTGGATAACCAGCACTGAAAACCGTCTTTACATTGGATGGTTCGGTGTTTTGATGATCCCTACCTTATTGACCGCAACTTCTGTATTCATTATCGCCTTCATTGCTGCTCCTCCAGTAGATATTGATGGTATTCGTGAACCAGTTTCTGGTTCTCTACTTTATGGAAACAATATTATCTCTGGTGCCATTATTCCGACTTCTGCAGCTATCGGTTTGCATTTTTATCCGATATGGGAAGCGGCATCTGTTGATGAGTGGTTATACAATGGCGGTCCTTATGAGCTAATTGTTCTACACTTCTTACTTGGTGTAGCTTGTTACATGGGTCGTGAGTGGGAACTTAGTTTCCGCCTGGGTATGCGTCCTTGGATTGCTGTTGCATATTCAGCTCCTGTTGCAGCTGCTACTGCTGTTTTCTTGATCTACCctattggtcaaggaagtttctcTGATGGTATGCCTTTAGGAATATCTGGTACTTTCAACTTCATGATTGTATTCCAGGCGGAACACAACATCCTTATGCATCCATTTCACATGTTGGGTGTAGCTGGTGTATTCGGCGGCTCCCTATTGCTATGCATGGTTCCTTGGTAACCTCTAGTTTGATCAGGGAAACCACTGAAAACGAATCTGCTAATGCGGGTTACAGATTCGGTCAAGAGGAAGAAACTTATAATATCGTAGCTGCTCATGGTTATTTTGGCCGATTGATCTTCCAATATGCTAGTTTCAACAATTCTCGTTCCTTACATTTCTTCTTGGCTGCTTGGCCTGTAGTAGGTATCTGGTTCACTGCTTTAGGTATTAGTACTATGGCTTTCAACCTAAATGGTTTCAATTTCAACCAATCTGTAGTTGACAGTCAGGGTCGTGTTATCAACACTTGGGCTGATATCATCAATCGTGCTAACCTTGGTATGGAAGTAATGCATGAACGTAATGCTCACAACTTCCCTCTAGACCTAGCTGCTGTCGAAGTTCCATCTACAAATGGATAAGACTTTTGTCTTAGTGtatatgaatcgttgaaggaatgGAGCAATACCCAATATCTTGTTTTAGTTGGGTATTGCTCCATTGTTTGATTCAATAGTGTTTTGCACACAACACATAAGTATTAGTAAGTACTTTTttagtatttttctttttttttatattttattttactttttttatttatattaataatatttctattattatttaatattcaaaaatattattaaaattttaataatttaacgACGAGATTTATTGTCGTTTCTTGCATGTCTCGCGAAAGTCAGAGTAGGCGCGAATTCTCCCAATTTGTGACCTACCATACGATCTGTTATATAAATAGGTAAATTTTCCTTTCCATTATGAATAGCGATTGTATGGCCAATCATTGTGGGTATAATGGTAGATGCCCGAGACCAAGTTACTATTATTTCTTTCTCCTCCCTCATGTTGAGTTTTTCAATTTTTCCCGCTAAATGATTAGCtacaaaaggatttttttttagtGAACGTGTCACAGCTGATTACTCCTTTTTTTTACATTTTAAAGATTGGCATTCTATGTCCAATATCTCGATCTAAGTATGGAGGTCAGAATAAATACAATAATGATGAatggaaaaaagagaaaatcCTTTAGCTAGATAAGGGGCGGATGTAGCCAAGTGGATCAAGGCAGTGGATTGTGAATCCACCATGCGCGGGTTCAATTCCCGTCGTTCGCCCATCACATTATttcaaattccaaaaaaaattcgaTTTTCAATATTCCTATTTACGGCGACGAAGAATAAAACTATCACtatattttttccttttcctaCTTCTTCTTCCAAGCGCAGGATAACCCCAAGGGGTTGTGGGTTTTTTTCTACCAATTGGGGCTCTCCCTTCACCGCCCCCATGGGGATGGTCTACAGGGTTCATAACTACTCCTCTTACTACAGGACGCTTACCTAGCCAACACTTAGATCCGGCTCTACCCAAACTTTTTTGGTTCACCCCAACATTACCCACTTGTCCGACTGTTGCTAAGCAGTTTTTGGATATCAAACGGACCTCCCCAGATGGTAATCTTAATGTGGCCGATTTACCCTCTTTTGCAATCAGTTTCGCTACAGCACCTGCTGCTCTAGCTAATTGTCCACCCTTTCCAAGTGTGATTTCTATGTTATGTATGGCCGTGCCTAAGGGCATATCGGTTGAAGTAGATTCTtcttttttatcaataaaaaccCCTTCCCAAACTGTACAAGCTTCTTCCAAAGCATACGGCTTTCTAGATGTATATGATGATATCTAGACAGATGGATCTTATATGAATCGTATGATGAAGTACCACATGAGTGGATATATAGGAATCCAAATCTGCCGAATCACTCATGTTATGATCTTCTACATCCTAGGTCTCCCCGTTCCGTCATCTGGCTTATGTTCTTCATGTAGCATTCAGACCGAATGACTCTATGAAATTACGTCGATACTTCCACATATTACGGGTAACGTAGGAgacatctctctttttccccCGGGGGATCTTAATTACCACTGCTTAGCTTTCAATTCGCCTCTGACCATCAAATTAAATGTGAATAACCCGTCCTCCTCTCTTTGAAACAAGGGGCGCTTCCGGTTCTGTGCGTGCTTCAAACAATTTTGTCTTCTCCATATTACCATATCTCTAGAGTCAATAATTTTCTATGAGGAACTACTGAACTCAATCACTTGCTGCCGTTACTCAACAGTTTTCTGTTGAGGTCTATCCCGTAGAGGTACTCAAATTGGATCAGTGATCGATTTCTAGGTTTCATCGTAAACCTAATTGGTTACTTCCAATTACGTAAATCAATAGTTCAAACCGCACTCAAAGGTAGGGCATTTCCCATTGATATAGGAACTTCTGTACCAGAAACAATGGTATCTCCAATTATAGCCCCTCTGGGATGTAAAATATATCTCTTCTCACCATCCCCATAGTGTATGAGACAAATGTATGCATTTCGATTAGGGTCGTATTCTATGGTTACGATTCTACCGGATATGTCTTTTTCATTCCGTCGAAAATCGATTTTACGGTATAGGCGCTTATGACCTCCCCCTCTATGCCTTGCGGTAATGATTCCTCTGGCATTACGACCTTTACCACAACGATGCTGTCCATAGATCAAATTATTTCGTGGATTGGATTTCACTTGACTGTCTACGGCTCCATTGCGTGTGCTCGGGGTAGAAGTTTTGTATAAATGTATCGCCGTGTTATTAAGTATTTTGCTTTAAGTTCTTTTCTCTATAAGAGGTGGAATAGAATAACCCGGTTGAAGCGTAATGATCATACGTCTGTAATGCATTGTATGTCCCATAATAGGTCCCATTCTTCTACCCTTTCCCGGGAGTCGATAACTATTCATAGCTATTACCTTGACACCAAAGAAGAGTCGACCCATGCTTTATTTCTGTCCTAGTTGATCCTGATTCGACATTAGAAGTATATTGATTGTTCCCCAATAACCGAAACTTTTTCTGTAAATACTGCATATTTGATTCCATCCATAAATCCTTTTCTTCCCTATGAGTTCCAGTATCGATAAGATTCTAGTTCTTACTGTTCATATGTTATGGTATGAATATACCAATTCGTTATGTATGGATGATGAATTCCATTGATACAAGCCAATTCCAATAGACTTATTGAACGTTCCCATTGGTGTGCATCCAGCAGGAATTGAACCTACGAATTTGCCAATTATGAGTTGGGCGCTTTAACCATTCAGCCATGGATGCTTAAAGGACATCGTACATCGTGAATAACCAAATTCCAATTGAAATGAATCTTAGGAGAATCATGAAAGGACATCAATTCAATCCTGGATCTTCGAAATTGAGAGAGATATTGAGAGAGATCAAGAATTCTCACTATTCTTAGATTCtggatcaaattcgattcagtggGATCTTTCACTCACATTTTTTTCCACCAAGAACGTTTTATGAAACTCTTTGACCCCCGAATTTGGAGTATCTACTTTCACGTGATTCACGGGTTCACAAGCAATCGATATTTCACGATCAAAGGTGTAGTACTGCTTGTAGTAGCGGTCTTATATCTCGTATTAACATCGAAGATGGTCGAAGAAAAAATCTCTATTTGATGGGGCTTCTTCCTATACCTATTTTCCTATACCTATGAATTCCATTGGACCCAGAAATGAGACATTGGAAGATCTTTTGGTTTCCAATATCAATAGGTTGATCGTTTCGCTCCTGTATCTTCCAAAGGGAAAAAGATTTCTGAGAGTTGTTCATGGATCCGCAGAGAGTACTTGGGTTCTCCCAATAAATAAAAGTGTATCATGCCTGAATCTAACCGGAGTTCGGGTGGGGAGGAACCGGATCGGAAAAAGAGGGATTCTAGTTGTAAGATATCTATGAACCGTAGCTGGAATTGAGATCtcattcaagagaaagatagcaaTATCTGGAGTTTCTTTTTTATCCTATACGGATGATCCGATCCGCAAGGACCATGATTGGGAATGTTTGATCGTCTTCTCCGAGGAAGAAGCGAAACATATCACTGAATTCGGGACAGCTATTCGAAATCTTAGGGAAAGACTTGATTTGTTATCTCATGTCTGCTTTCGTGAAAAAAGACCATTGAAGGGGAGTTTCTTCAAACAACAGGAGCTGAGGCAACTTCAATCAAATGATATTGAGCATGTTTCCCATCTCTTCTCGAGAAACAAGTGGGTATTTCTTTGCAAATTGTGCTCATTTCATATGTGGCAATTCCGCCAAGATTCTTCGTTAGTTGGGGAAGAATCAGCACGAATCGGATTTTTTGAGGAACGTATCGAGAGAGAATTGATTTGGTTAGACAATGTGTGGTTGGTAACAGGATCGGTTTTTTAGCAAGGTACGGAATGTATTGTCAATATTCAATATGATTCCACAGATCTATTTTCGTTCAAGTAAGGGATTCTAGCCAATTGAAAGGATCTTCTGATCAATCCATAGATCATTTCGATTCCATTAGAAATGAGGATTCGGATATCACACATTGATCGATCAAACAGAGATTCAGCAACTAAAGAAAGATCGATTCTTTTGGATCCTTCCTTTCTTCAAACGGAACGAACAGAGATAGAATCAGATCGATTCCCGAAATGCCCTTTTTGGATCTTCCTCAATGTCCCGGCTATTCACGGAACGTGGAAGAGATGAATAATCATCTGCTTCCGGAAGAAATCGAAGAATTTCTTGGGAATCCTACAAGATCAATTCGTTCTTTTTTCTCTGACAGATGGTCAGAACTTCATCTGGGTTCGAATCCTACTGAGAGGTCCACTAGAGATcagaatttttgaagaaaaaacaaGATGTTTCTTTTGTCCTTCCAGGCGATCGGAAAATAAAGAAATGGTTGATATATTCAAGATAATTACGTATTTACAAAATACCGCCTCAATTCATCTATTTCATCAATCCGGATGTGATATGGTTCCGAAGGATGAACCGGATATGGACAGTTCCAATAAGATTCATTCTTGAAAAAatccatttttgatttatttcatcTATCCATGCCGGAACAAAGGGGGATACACGTTACACCACGATTTTGAATCAGAAGAGAGATTTCAAGAAATGGAGATCTATTCACTCTATCAATAACCGAGCCGGATCTGGTGTATCATAGGGGATTTGCCTTTCTATTGATTCCTACGGGTTGgatcaaaaaaattcttgaatGAGGTATTCACTCCCAGAGATGATCGAAAAGAATCTTTATTGGTTCTACCTCCTCTTTTTATGAAGAGAATGATCTTTTTATCGAAGGATCAGAAAAAATCGGTCCGGATCTACTGCGGGAATGATTTGGAAGATCCAACTAAAAACGCGGTATTTGCTAGCAACAACATAATGGAGGCAGTCATCATATAGATTGATccgaaatctgattcaaatccaatATAGCACTATGGGTACATAGAATGTATCGAATCGATTCTTTTTAATGATAATCCGATCGCAACTTGAATATGGAATTCAAGGGATCGAATAGGAAATGATACTCTGAATCATAAATTAATGAAATATACGATCAACAACATTTATCGAATTTGAAAAAGAGTCAGAAGAAATGGTTTGATCCTCTTATTCTCGAACCGAGAGATCCATGAATCGGGATCCTGATGCATATAGATAAATGTTCCAATGGGAGCAAGAATTCCAGGAAATTTGGAACATTTCGTTCTGAACAGAAGAACCGTTTTCAAGTAGTGTTCAATCGATTACGTATTAATAATATTCGATTGATTGGTCCGAGGCTATCGACAACAAGATTTGTCCAAGTCACTTCTCTTTTTGTCCAAGTCACTTCCCTTTGTCCATCACTTCCCTTTTCTTTGTGATATCGGGATATCCCCATTCATAGGTCCGAGATCCCATCTATGATTGAAGGTCCGAATGATCAACTCTGCATCGTTGTTAGAATCAATGGTGTTCAATCGTTCATTTGAATAAATTGaaccctttttatttttattggatGATCATGATACTTCCAAGACCGAAATTCTTGATAATGGAGGACAA from Elaeis guineensis isolate ETL-2024a unplaced genomic scaffold, EG11 Super_Scaffold_1000265, whole genome shotgun sequence encodes:
- the LOC140854578 gene encoding large ribosomal subunit protein uL2cz/uL2cy, with translation SKILNNTAIHLYKTSTPSTRNGAVDSQVKSNPRNNLIYGQHRCGKGRNARGIITARHRGGGHKRLYRKIDFRRNEKDISGRIVTIEYDPNRNAYICLIHYGDGEKRYILHPRGAIIGDTIVSGTEVPISMGNALPLKSTSTDMPLGTAIHNIEITLGKGGQLARAAGAVAKLIAKEGKSATLRLPSGEVRLISKNCLATVGQVGNVGVNQKSLGRAGSKCWLGKRPVVRGVVMNPVDHPHGGGEGRAPIGRKKPTTPWGYPALGRRSRKRKKYSDSFILRRRK